A stretch of the Zeugodacus cucurbitae isolate PBARC_wt_2022May chromosome 6, idZeuCucr1.2, whole genome shotgun sequence genome encodes the following:
- the LOC105215977 gene encoding protein LTV1 homolog, producing MGKGKKAFIDRKNAVTFHLVHRSQHDPLVADDTAPQRVLVEATPQNQTKTADPVNTVKRREEQQKFGIFFDDDYDYLQHLKKPEQEVVWEYVENPNHARKRIEEGAVTTAPKLALPSSVFASEFEEDEGMLNRAATVSGPRPDWDPDVVAALDEDFDFDNEDNMLDDDFVVKAMAEGEDDDEDGEYEEGDSDEESSNMEEDDDRDFDSDDLNESEEDDEELMDRLGPLLRERRFNDEETKSRFTEYSMSSSVIRRNEQLSLLDDRFEHFYATYDDPELGDLACEEIEGDWDQKHRVLMKCYREQKYGKKVEPYKKEWDRERVGKYRNIVEGEQDPNEELVELEMNDDKEKKWDCESVLSTYSNIYNHPKLIAEPTRRSRRSSKAESNDGPVKIEIDPKTGMPTNVLRNGDNSQLTEKALAKLENGAISSSGPKSLCNKSLISTLSVLSIRPKDETPEEKRERKRLLKEYRLERRIERKANAEAFKEEKKRQTHVKMNQKSNQQGNKII from the coding sequence CGTTTCATTTGGTACACAGAAGTCAACATGACCCTCTGGTAGCCGATGATACTGCGCCTCAACGTGTTCTGGTGGAAGCGACCCCTCAGAACCAAACTAAAACAGCAGATCCCGTAAACACTGTTAAACGCCGTGAAGAACAGCAGAAGTTTGGTATCTTCTTTGACGATGATTATGATTATCTTCAGCATTTAAAAAAGCCAGAGCAGGAAGTAGTTTGGGAGTATGTTGAAAATCCAAATCATGCACGTAAGAGAATTGAAGAAGGCGCAGTAACTACAGCTCCTAAATTGGCATTGCCGAGTTCAGTATTCGCTTCTGAATTTGAAGAGGATGAAGGTATGTTAAACAGAGCAGCGACCGTTTCTGGACCACGACCGGATTGGGATCCAGATGTAGTTGCAGCGTTAGATGAAGATTTCGATTTTGATAATGAAGATAACATGTTGGATGATGATTTTGTTGTCAAGGCAATGGCAGAAGGCGAAGATGACGATGAAGATGGTGAATATGAGGAAGGTGATAGTGATGAAGAGTCATCTAATATGGAGGAAGATGATGACCGAGATTTTGATTCTGACGATTTAAATGAGAGTGAAGAAGATGATGAGGAATTAATGGATCGTCTTGGACCACTATTGCGTGAACGTCGTTTTAATGATGAGGAAACAAAATCTCGATTCACAGAATATTCTATGTCCTCAAGTGTCATTAGGCGCAACGAACAATTGTCATTGTTAGATGATCGATTCGAGCACTTTTACGCAACATATGATGATCCAGAATTGGGTGATCTCGCTTGTGAAGAAATTGAGGGCGATTGGGATCAGAAGCATCGGGTTTTGATGAAATGTTACAGAGAacaaaaatatggcaaaaaAGTTGAACCATACAAAAAGGAATGGGACCGTGAACGGGTTGGAAAATATCGGAATATAGTTGAGGGTGAACAAGATCCCAATGAGGAATTAGTTGAATTGGAAATGAATGACGATAAAGAGAAGAAATGGGATTGTGAATCTGTGCTCTCGACTTATTCCAATATATATAATCACCCGAAACTCATTGCAGAGCCCACACGCAGAAGTCGTAGGAGTAGTAAGGCTGAATCAAATGATGGGCCAGTTAAAATTGAAATAGATCCGAAAACGGGAATGCCAACAAATGTTTTAAGAAATGGTGATAATAGCCAACTTACTGAGAAAGCTTTAGCAAAACTGGAAAACGGTGCGATTTCGTCGAGCGGTCCAAAGTCACTATGCAATAAGTCGCTGATATCCACATTAAGTGTTTTATCTATACGACCCAAAGATGAAACTCCCGAGGAAAAGCGGGAACGTAAACGACTATTGAAAGAGTATCGGCTGGAACGACGGATCGAAAGGAAGGCAAATGCTGAGGCttttaaagaagaaaagaaaCGGCAAACGCACGTTAAAATGAATCAGAAGTCTAATCAGCAaggaaacaaaattatataa